In Drosophila teissieri strain GT53w chromosome 2R, Prin_Dtei_1.1, whole genome shotgun sequence, the following proteins share a genomic window:
- the LOC122612294 gene encoding uncharacterized protein LOC122612294 isoform X1 — protein sequence MDNKTTQLDFKLLVDQSLNLLDSLNTALRCDAIQFLLQTLKCKYPEACDQVVRNLFSHIAAANDNGGAGGKTQQHELARTKQLQLLLTAKKEKKEPGIGCEAKIKRENDEEEAGSTDLNQNFEKIPCKEEFLCLEEEEEDFLDDADTQNSSSLQFHTGNNVDALALGPGDPLELIQSGVSLLVKRKYAATFEDEDQLEGDEEANSNSSDGKLVKRKRTNNMHLTVSSVRRKEEHGQLGDGYVFHEDSQYTMRYHHSTGEFSERAFKAQFRALLRLARSQDHKPFLRQFYENFVVNGRLLGTTPSTRVLKELREQRLEEWRRQRERRQLVILMEQSEIQSEEECQRQPEELQNQEEIQQDQEQQQQLEDIQQQHMEEIQRHEQLPAISFGDSELESETESQLSSAAQEIMKFEEFIDEGVGAGRLIDGLEMEPEIDDMLAGAGSMNSASGHSSNSSSSGSGSAGNGNGISGVILENNSHHSHHLSSSGSANLVINGLTSSNSISNNNNNNNNVSLHRPQLTPQAQNQLAASMKPSDHMPMSMSMENRDLKAGQAAHGTANAIMQGGSSSLASQLHQQQKHYNSSNNPLSMMGGMMHQQQQQHVGMPHQQRQMMMMTEDFPQHGASMMNNRQMPALAALSNLGDTPAVSGQLNSSLELDDNDLSADEDDDDLDHDLDELDAAKQQLIDGGSSSSTSLQAPPSQHGSGSGGSGGQTPGSKKDKPNYNCLLCPKSYRKRKSLLDHYKMHPGYCHDCGQRNGNTLEEIIHHNRTMHVKEFPFVCETCGESYSRKQQFHAHVESHNKKEIKTFPCGECGLKFPQKKLQQHFEETGHKADGAICEVCGEEFQSKNALYQHIIRVHKRDNFFECHICHNRFTLKANLERHVQLHTEIKRPYVCDLCGSSYFTYPALKEHYSNAHVDVSECKCTLCGKRFGSAKSLQRHLPSHSEERPHCCNYCDQTFKWKTHLVRHKQTMHGNEPPPPKKGKQRFPKANEEADMASLPDMPGPPPVKASKKAVTSKAKAQAAAAAAAAASSQLQQQKGSAATPTPPPPVSTTPGCLQQDQFNAAMVSSNSSQSSTASTSQHSVSTSESQQNSIYNQSFNAEKQQPGQQQPQNALHQQHPTPPPPQQQQQQQQAPPQSRVAPGELHLQRMNSFGQDGQFHFESNPAAGAYQQHQLISQYQQQQQQQQQQQPQQQQHHLAQQQQHMRSHTPQSPHPPHPSQLQQQQPQQHFSSPHHMPPMHHQHQLMMQQQHRHNQRSPLHHHPAAQQLQQQHQQPSHSPQHQHARLQSPQPAPVQQQQQQQPQQHQQQFLQQQATDSWGNMNFGNPPNNQQVELKDNKFYIVESAEFLGLPMNVPPSPQQQQQQAVSKPQQQQQQQHPQPQQPDPTLAGDLMSFQHMWPAPAFGQSSQQQQPQQQQQQQQQQAAQQQQQQQQQQAQGQANSSDPHNYNNIGSILTNLIDTNPAPMEYNFDLMQQQQTPTAQQQQQQAAQQQHHSAGGYGSGLMRSGGGVYGGAYDQHLSDQLVSEQQKQNSFQPYHPHGLQAQQQQPLHPHLLPPPAPHSNVYDRTGVGVGVGVGVGVGVGYPMLGDDSKGVLPPMMGGMMQQMPPHGQQPDLIYYHPVKND from the exons GTGGATCAATCACTAAATCTACTGGACAGCCTCAACACGGCATTGCGGTGCGATGCTATTCAATTCTTGCTGCAGACGCTTAAGTGCAAGTACCCGGAGGCCTGCGACCAAGTCGTCAGGAATCTGTTCAGTCACATAGCTGCGGCCAATGACAATGGCGGGGCAGGAGGCAAGACGCAGCAACACGAGCTAGCGAGGACgaagcagctccagctgctgctgaccgccaagaaggagaagaaggaaCCGGGAATCGGTTGCGAGGCGAAGATCAAGCGTGAAAAcgatgaggaggaggcggGTTCGACGGATCTGAACCAGAATTTCGAGAAGATCCCCTGCAAAGAGGAGTTCCTGTGcctcgaggaggaggaggaggactttCTCGACGATGCAGACACGCAGAACTCGTCATCCCTGCAGTTCCACACCGGCAACAATGTGGACGCCCTGGCCCTGGGCCCTGGCGATCCGCTGGAGCTGATCCAGTCCGGAGTTTCGCTGCTGGTCAAGCGGAAGTATGCTGCCACCTTCGAGGACGAGGACCAGCTGGAAGGGGATGAGGaggccaacagcaacagcagtgaCGGCAAGCTGGTCAAGCGAAAGCGCACCAACAACATGCACCTAACCGTTTCGAGTGTGCGACGGAAAGAGGAGCACGGCCAGTTGGGCGATGGCTACGTCTTCCACGAGGACAGCCAGTATACGATGCGGTATCACCACAGCACCGGCGAGTTCAGCGAGCGGGCCTTTAAGGCCCAGTTCCGGGCTTTGCTCCGCCTGGCGCGCAGTCAGGACCACAAGCCGTTTCTCCGGCAGTTCTACGAGAACTTTGTTGTGAATGGACGCTTGCTGGGGACCACGCCCTCGACGCGGGTCCTCAAGGAGCTGCGGGAACAGCGGCTGGAGGAGTGGCGCCGTCAGCGGGAACGCCGCCAGCTTGTAATCCTAATGGAGCAGAGCGAGATTCAAAGCGAAGAGGAGTGTCAGCGCCAGCCGGAGGAGCTGCAGAATCAGGAGGAGATCCAGCAGGACcaagaacagcagcagcagctggaggatattcagcagcagcacatggAGGAGATTCAGCGGCATGAGCAACTGCCGGCCATCTCGTTTGGTGACTCCGAATTGGAGTCGGAAACGGAATCGCAGCTGTCGTCGGCTGCCCAAGAGATTATGAAGTTTGAGGAGTTCATTGACGAGGGTGTAGGCGCTGGGCGCCTGATCGATGGTCTGGAGATGGAACCCGAGATCGATGACATGCTAGCTGGCGCCGGCAGTATGAACAGTGCCAGTGGACATAGCAGCAACAGTAGCAGCAGCGGAAGTGGGAGCGCTGGTAATGGGAATGGCATCAGCGGGGTGATCCTGGAGAACAATAGTCATCATTCGCATCACCT AAGTAGCAGCGGCAGCGCAAATCTTGTGATCAACGGCCTTACGTCAAGCAATAGCatcagcaacaataataataacaacaacaatgtcaGTCTACACCGCCCACAACTGACGCCACAGGCGCAGAATCAGTTGGCAGCGTCTATGAAACCATCAGACCATAtgcccatgtccatgtccatggaGAACAGGGATTTGAAAGCCGGGCAGGCGGCTCATGGGACAGCCAACGCCATTATGCAGGGCGGTAGTTCGAGCCTCGCCAGCCAGCTTCATCAGCAACAAAAGCACTACAACTCGAGCAATAATCCTCTGTCTATGATGGGTGGCATGatgcaccagcagcagcagcagcatgtgGGTATGCCGCACCAGCAACgccagatgatgatgatgacggaGGATTTCCCGCAACACGGAGCCTCAATGATGAACAATCGTCAAATGCCGGCCCTGGCCGCCTTGTCGAATCTGGGCGACACACCTGCTGTGAGTGGCCAGCTTAACTCCTCCCTCGAGCTGGACGACAATGACCTGTCGGCagatgaggacgacgacgatcTGGACCATGACCTGGACGAATTGGACGCGGCCAAGCAACAACTAATAGATGgcggcagcagtagcagcacaTCCCTTCAGGCACCACCATCGCAGCACGGCAGCGGAAGTGGAGGCAGCGGTGGACAGACGCCAGGTAGCAAAAAGGACAAACCCAACTACAACTGTCTGCTCTGTCCCAAGTCCTACCGCAAGCGCAAGTCCCTGCTGGACCACTACAAAATGCATCCGGGCTACTGCCACGACTGCGGTCAGCGCAACGGGAACACGTTGGAG GAAATAATCCACCACAACCGGACCATGCATGTAAAGGAGTTTCCGTTTGTGTGCGAGACGTGCGGAGAGTCGTACTCACGCAAACAGCAGTTCCACGCCCACGTGGAGTCGCACAATAAGAAGGAAATCAAAA CCTTTCCCTGCGGAGAGTGCGGTCTTAAGTTTCCGCAAAAGAAACTGCAGCAACACTTCGAGGAGACGGGCCACAAGGCGGACGGGGCTATCTGCGAGGTGTGCGGCGAGGAGTTCCAGTCGAAGAATGCCCTGTACCAGCACATTATTCGTGTGCACAAGCGCGACAACTTCTTTGAGTGCCACATTTGCCATAACCGCTTCACGCTGAAAGCCAACCTGGAGCGGCACGTCCAGCTGCACACCGAGATCAAACGGCCCTACGTTTGCGACCTGTGCGGCTCGTCCTACTTCACATATCCCGCGCTCAAGGAGCACTACAGCAACGCCCACGTTGACGTGTCCGAGTGCAAATGCACGCTGTGCGGCAAGCGCTTCGGATCGGCCAAGTCGCTGCAGCGGCACCTGCCGTCGCACTCGGAGGAAAGGCCGCACTGCTGCAACTATTGCGATCAG ACCTTTAAGTGGAAAACGCACCTGGTGCGCCACAAGCAGACAATGCACGGAAACGAGCCACCTCCTCCTAAGAAGGGAAAGCAGCGCTTTCCCAAAGCAAACGAAGAAG CAGATATGGCTAGCTTACCGGACATGCCGGGTCCACCGCCTGTGAAAGCTAGCAAAAAGGCAGTAACCAGCAAGGCAAAAGCGCaggcagcagccgccgcagcagcagcagcatcctcCCAGCTACAGCAACAGAAGGGTTCCGCAGCAACGCcgacgccgccaccgccgGTATCTACTACTCCGGGATGTCTGCAACAGGATCAATTCAATGCGGCCATGGTTAGCAGCAACAGCTCGCAGTCCTCAACAGCGTCCACGTCGCAGCACTCGGTGTCGACGAGTGAATCTCAGCAGAATTCCATATACAATCAGAGCTTTAATGCGGAGAAACAGCagccaggacagcagcagcccCAAAATGCCTTGCATCAGCAACATCCaacgccgccaccgccgcagcaacaacaacagcagcagcaggcgccgCCACAGTCACGAGTTGCACCCGGAGAACTGCATCTGCAGCGGATGAATAGTTTCGGGCAGGATGGACAATTTCACTTTGAGTCCAATCCGGCAGCTGGTGCCTATCAGCAGCATCAACTGATCAGCCAGtatcagcaacaacagcagcagcagcaacagcagcagccccagcagcaacaacatcatctcgcccaacaacagcagcacatGAGAAGTCACACGCCCCAGAGTCCACATCCTCCGCATCCttcgcagctgcagcaacagcagccccAACAGCACTTTAGCTCTCCTCACCACATGCCGCCAATGCACCATCAACACCAGCTGAtgatgcaacagcaacatcgccACAACCAGCGCTCACCGCTTCACCATCATCCTGCAGCCCAGcaacttcagcagcagcaccagcaaccaTCGCATTCCCCCCAACATCAGCATGCGAGATTGCAGTCGCCCCAACCAGCTCCagtacagcaacaacagcagcagcaaccacaacaacatcagcagcagttccTGCAGCAACAGGCTACCGACTCCTGGGGTAACATGAATTTTGGAAATCCGCCGAACAATCAGCAGGTCGAGCTCAAGGataacaaattttatattgtGGAATCGGCCGAGTTCCTAGGTCTTCCAATGAATGTGCCGCCATctccgcaacagcagcagcagcaagcagtAAGCAAacctcagcagcagcagcagcagcaacacccaCAGCCGCAGCAACCAGATCCAACCCTTGCCGGTGATTTGATGAGCTTCCAGCATATGTGGCCGGCGCCTGCTTTTGGCCAGTCttcacagcagcaacaaccacaacaacaacaacaacagcagcagcagcaagcggcgcagcagcaacaacaacagcagcagcaacaggcccAAGGCCAGGCAAACTCAAGTGATCCccacaactacaacaacatcGGCAGCATTCTAACGAATCTCATTGACACAAATCCCGCGCCAATGGAGTACAACTTCGACttgatgcagcagcaacaaacgcCGacagcgcagcagcagcaacagcaggcggcgcagcagcaacatcacagTGCCGGAGGATATGGGAGCGGTTTGATGCGCAGTGGAGGCGGCGTCTATGGAGGCGCCTACGACCAGCACTTGAGTGACCAACTGGTCAGCgagcagcagaaacaaaacaGCTTTCAACCCTACCACCCACACGGCCTGCaggcgcaacagcagcagccactgcaCCCGCACCTCTTACCCCCGCCAGCGCCCCATAGCAATGTGTACGATCGCACGGGAGTTGGAGTAGGTGTCGGAGTGGGCGtaggcgtgggcgtgggctaTCCGATGCTGGGAGACGATAGTAAGGGCGTGCTGCCGCCCATGATGGGTGGCATGATGCAGCAAATGCCGCCGCACGGCCAGCAACCGGATCTAATCTACTACCACCCAGTGAAGAACGATTGA
- the LOC122612294 gene encoding uncharacterized protein LOC122612294 isoform X2: MDNKTTQLDFKLLVDQSLNLLDSLNTALRCDAIQFLLQTLKCKYPEACDQVVRNLFSHIAAANDNGGAGGKTQQHELARTKQLQLLLTAKKEKKEPGIGCEAKIKRENDEEEAGSTDLNQNFEKIPCKEEFLCLEEEEEDFLDDADTQNSSSLQFHTGNNVDALALGPGDPLELIQSGVSLLVKRKYAATFEDEDQLEGDEEANSNSSDGKLVKRKRTNNMHLTVSSVRRKEEHGQLGDGYVFHEDSQYTMRYHHSTGEFSERAFKAQFRALLRLARSQDHKPFLRQFYENFVVNGRLLGTTPSTRVLKELREQRLEEWRRQRERRQLVILMEQSEIQSEEECQRQPEELQNQEEIQQDQEQQQQLEDIQQQHMEEIQRHEQLPAISFGDSELESETESQLSSAAQEIMKFEEFIDEGVGAGRLIDGLEMEPEIDDMLAGAGSMNSASGHSSNSSSSGSGSAGNGNGISGVILENNSHHSHHLSSSGSANLVINGLTSSNSISNNNNNNNNVSLHRPQLTPQAQNQLAASMKPSDHMPMSMSMENRDLKAGQAAHGTANAIMQGGSSSLASQLHQQQKHYNSSNNPLSMMGGMMHQQQQQHVGMPHQQRQMMMMTEDFPQHGASMMNNRQMPALAALSNLGDTPAVSGQLNSSLELDDNDLSADEDDDDLDHDLDELDAAKQQLIDGGSSSSTSLQAPPSQHGSGSGGSGGQTPGSKKDKPNYNCLLCPKSYRKRKSLLDHYKMHPGYCHDCGQRNGNTLEEIIHHNRTMHVKEFPFVCETCGESYSRKQQFHAHVESHNKKEIKTFPCGECGLKFPQKKLQQHFEETGHKADGAICEVCGEEFQSKNALYQHIIRVHKRDNFFECHICHNRFTLKANLERHVQLHTEIKRPYVCDLCGSSYFTYPALKEHYSNAHVDVSECKCTLCGKRFGSAKSLQRHLPSHSEERPHCCNYCDQTFKWKTHLVRHKQTMHGNEPPPPKKGKQRFPKANEEDMASLPDMPGPPPVKASKKAVTSKAKAQAAAAAAAAASSQLQQQKGSAATPTPPPPVSTTPGCLQQDQFNAAMVSSNSSQSSTASTSQHSVSTSESQQNSIYNQSFNAEKQQPGQQQPQNALHQQHPTPPPPQQQQQQQQAPPQSRVAPGELHLQRMNSFGQDGQFHFESNPAAGAYQQHQLISQYQQQQQQQQQQQPQQQQHHLAQQQQHMRSHTPQSPHPPHPSQLQQQQPQQHFSSPHHMPPMHHQHQLMMQQQHRHNQRSPLHHHPAAQQLQQQHQQPSHSPQHQHARLQSPQPAPVQQQQQQQPQQHQQQFLQQQATDSWGNMNFGNPPNNQQVELKDNKFYIVESAEFLGLPMNVPPSPQQQQQQAVSKPQQQQQQQHPQPQQPDPTLAGDLMSFQHMWPAPAFGQSSQQQQPQQQQQQQQQQAAQQQQQQQQQQAQGQANSSDPHNYNNIGSILTNLIDTNPAPMEYNFDLMQQQQTPTAQQQQQQAAQQQHHSAGGYGSGLMRSGGGVYGGAYDQHLSDQLVSEQQKQNSFQPYHPHGLQAQQQQPLHPHLLPPPAPHSNVYDRTGVGVGVGVGVGVGVGYPMLGDDSKGVLPPMMGGMMQQMPPHGQQPDLIYYHPVKND, encoded by the exons GTGGATCAATCACTAAATCTACTGGACAGCCTCAACACGGCATTGCGGTGCGATGCTATTCAATTCTTGCTGCAGACGCTTAAGTGCAAGTACCCGGAGGCCTGCGACCAAGTCGTCAGGAATCTGTTCAGTCACATAGCTGCGGCCAATGACAATGGCGGGGCAGGAGGCAAGACGCAGCAACACGAGCTAGCGAGGACgaagcagctccagctgctgctgaccgccaagaaggagaagaaggaaCCGGGAATCGGTTGCGAGGCGAAGATCAAGCGTGAAAAcgatgaggaggaggcggGTTCGACGGATCTGAACCAGAATTTCGAGAAGATCCCCTGCAAAGAGGAGTTCCTGTGcctcgaggaggaggaggaggactttCTCGACGATGCAGACACGCAGAACTCGTCATCCCTGCAGTTCCACACCGGCAACAATGTGGACGCCCTGGCCCTGGGCCCTGGCGATCCGCTGGAGCTGATCCAGTCCGGAGTTTCGCTGCTGGTCAAGCGGAAGTATGCTGCCACCTTCGAGGACGAGGACCAGCTGGAAGGGGATGAGGaggccaacagcaacagcagtgaCGGCAAGCTGGTCAAGCGAAAGCGCACCAACAACATGCACCTAACCGTTTCGAGTGTGCGACGGAAAGAGGAGCACGGCCAGTTGGGCGATGGCTACGTCTTCCACGAGGACAGCCAGTATACGATGCGGTATCACCACAGCACCGGCGAGTTCAGCGAGCGGGCCTTTAAGGCCCAGTTCCGGGCTTTGCTCCGCCTGGCGCGCAGTCAGGACCACAAGCCGTTTCTCCGGCAGTTCTACGAGAACTTTGTTGTGAATGGACGCTTGCTGGGGACCACGCCCTCGACGCGGGTCCTCAAGGAGCTGCGGGAACAGCGGCTGGAGGAGTGGCGCCGTCAGCGGGAACGCCGCCAGCTTGTAATCCTAATGGAGCAGAGCGAGATTCAAAGCGAAGAGGAGTGTCAGCGCCAGCCGGAGGAGCTGCAGAATCAGGAGGAGATCCAGCAGGACcaagaacagcagcagcagctggaggatattcagcagcagcacatggAGGAGATTCAGCGGCATGAGCAACTGCCGGCCATCTCGTTTGGTGACTCCGAATTGGAGTCGGAAACGGAATCGCAGCTGTCGTCGGCTGCCCAAGAGATTATGAAGTTTGAGGAGTTCATTGACGAGGGTGTAGGCGCTGGGCGCCTGATCGATGGTCTGGAGATGGAACCCGAGATCGATGACATGCTAGCTGGCGCCGGCAGTATGAACAGTGCCAGTGGACATAGCAGCAACAGTAGCAGCAGCGGAAGTGGGAGCGCTGGTAATGGGAATGGCATCAGCGGGGTGATCCTGGAGAACAATAGTCATCATTCGCATCACCT AAGTAGCAGCGGCAGCGCAAATCTTGTGATCAACGGCCTTACGTCAAGCAATAGCatcagcaacaataataataacaacaacaatgtcaGTCTACACCGCCCACAACTGACGCCACAGGCGCAGAATCAGTTGGCAGCGTCTATGAAACCATCAGACCATAtgcccatgtccatgtccatggaGAACAGGGATTTGAAAGCCGGGCAGGCGGCTCATGGGACAGCCAACGCCATTATGCAGGGCGGTAGTTCGAGCCTCGCCAGCCAGCTTCATCAGCAACAAAAGCACTACAACTCGAGCAATAATCCTCTGTCTATGATGGGTGGCATGatgcaccagcagcagcagcagcatgtgGGTATGCCGCACCAGCAACgccagatgatgatgatgacggaGGATTTCCCGCAACACGGAGCCTCAATGATGAACAATCGTCAAATGCCGGCCCTGGCCGCCTTGTCGAATCTGGGCGACACACCTGCTGTGAGTGGCCAGCTTAACTCCTCCCTCGAGCTGGACGACAATGACCTGTCGGCagatgaggacgacgacgatcTGGACCATGACCTGGACGAATTGGACGCGGCCAAGCAACAACTAATAGATGgcggcagcagtagcagcacaTCCCTTCAGGCACCACCATCGCAGCACGGCAGCGGAAGTGGAGGCAGCGGTGGACAGACGCCAGGTAGCAAAAAGGACAAACCCAACTACAACTGTCTGCTCTGTCCCAAGTCCTACCGCAAGCGCAAGTCCCTGCTGGACCACTACAAAATGCATCCGGGCTACTGCCACGACTGCGGTCAGCGCAACGGGAACACGTTGGAG GAAATAATCCACCACAACCGGACCATGCATGTAAAGGAGTTTCCGTTTGTGTGCGAGACGTGCGGAGAGTCGTACTCACGCAAACAGCAGTTCCACGCCCACGTGGAGTCGCACAATAAGAAGGAAATCAAAA CCTTTCCCTGCGGAGAGTGCGGTCTTAAGTTTCCGCAAAAGAAACTGCAGCAACACTTCGAGGAGACGGGCCACAAGGCGGACGGGGCTATCTGCGAGGTGTGCGGCGAGGAGTTCCAGTCGAAGAATGCCCTGTACCAGCACATTATTCGTGTGCACAAGCGCGACAACTTCTTTGAGTGCCACATTTGCCATAACCGCTTCACGCTGAAAGCCAACCTGGAGCGGCACGTCCAGCTGCACACCGAGATCAAACGGCCCTACGTTTGCGACCTGTGCGGCTCGTCCTACTTCACATATCCCGCGCTCAAGGAGCACTACAGCAACGCCCACGTTGACGTGTCCGAGTGCAAATGCACGCTGTGCGGCAAGCGCTTCGGATCGGCCAAGTCGCTGCAGCGGCACCTGCCGTCGCACTCGGAGGAAAGGCCGCACTGCTGCAACTATTGCGATCAG ACCTTTAAGTGGAAAACGCACCTGGTGCGCCACAAGCAGACAATGCACGGAAACGAGCCACCTCCTCCTAAGAAGGGAAAGCAGCGCTTTCCCAAAGCAAACGAAGAAG ATATGGCTAGCTTACCGGACATGCCGGGTCCACCGCCTGTGAAAGCTAGCAAAAAGGCAGTAACCAGCAAGGCAAAAGCGCaggcagcagccgccgcagcagcagcagcatcctcCCAGCTACAGCAACAGAAGGGTTCCGCAGCAACGCcgacgccgccaccgccgGTATCTACTACTCCGGGATGTCTGCAACAGGATCAATTCAATGCGGCCATGGTTAGCAGCAACAGCTCGCAGTCCTCAACAGCGTCCACGTCGCAGCACTCGGTGTCGACGAGTGAATCTCAGCAGAATTCCATATACAATCAGAGCTTTAATGCGGAGAAACAGCagccaggacagcagcagcccCAAAATGCCTTGCATCAGCAACATCCaacgccgccaccgccgcagcaacaacaacagcagcagcaggcgccgCCACAGTCACGAGTTGCACCCGGAGAACTGCATCTGCAGCGGATGAATAGTTTCGGGCAGGATGGACAATTTCACTTTGAGTCCAATCCGGCAGCTGGTGCCTATCAGCAGCATCAACTGATCAGCCAGtatcagcaacaacagcagcagcagcaacagcagcagccccagcagcaacaacatcatctcgcccaacaacagcagcacatGAGAAGTCACACGCCCCAGAGTCCACATCCTCCGCATCCttcgcagctgcagcaacagcagccccAACAGCACTTTAGCTCTCCTCACCACATGCCGCCAATGCACCATCAACACCAGCTGAtgatgcaacagcaacatcgccACAACCAGCGCTCACCGCTTCACCATCATCCTGCAGCCCAGcaacttcagcagcagcaccagcaaccaTCGCATTCCCCCCAACATCAGCATGCGAGATTGCAGTCGCCCCAACCAGCTCCagtacagcaacaacagcagcagcaaccacaacaacatcagcagcagttccTGCAGCAACAGGCTACCGACTCCTGGGGTAACATGAATTTTGGAAATCCGCCGAACAATCAGCAGGTCGAGCTCAAGGataacaaattttatattgtGGAATCGGCCGAGTTCCTAGGTCTTCCAATGAATGTGCCGCCATctccgcaacagcagcagcagcaagcagtAAGCAAacctcagcagcagcagcagcagcaacacccaCAGCCGCAGCAACCAGATCCAACCCTTGCCGGTGATTTGATGAGCTTCCAGCATATGTGGCCGGCGCCTGCTTTTGGCCAGTCttcacagcagcaacaaccacaacaacaacaacaacagcagcagcagcaagcggcgcagcagcaacaacaacagcagcagcaacaggcccAAGGCCAGGCAAACTCAAGTGATCCccacaactacaacaacatcGGCAGCATTCTAACGAATCTCATTGACACAAATCCCGCGCCAATGGAGTACAACTTCGACttgatgcagcagcaacaaacgcCGacagcgcagcagcagcaacagcaggcggcgcagcagcaacatcacagTGCCGGAGGATATGGGAGCGGTTTGATGCGCAGTGGAGGCGGCGTCTATGGAGGCGCCTACGACCAGCACTTGAGTGACCAACTGGTCAGCgagcagcagaaacaaaacaGCTTTCAACCCTACCACCCACACGGCCTGCaggcgcaacagcagcagccactgcaCCCGCACCTCTTACCCCCGCCAGCGCCCCATAGCAATGTGTACGATCGCACGGGAGTTGGAGTAGGTGTCGGAGTGGGCGtaggcgtgggcgtgggctaTCCGATGCTGGGAGACGATAGTAAGGGCGTGCTGCCGCCCATGATGGGTGGCATGATGCAGCAAATGCCGCCGCACGGCCAGCAACCGGATCTAATCTACTACCACCCAGTGAAGAACGATTGA